Proteins from a genomic interval of Terriglobia bacterium:
- a CDS encoding alpha/beta hydrolase has translation MTFERHSKSFSPPPTIHLRAIAILVMLSATMLFTACASPGENETLSPQEAVRVRSGPVEGQFAAVEGAQIFYLDTRPGALVAPDEPGVGTQAVSPVILIHGLGASTFSFRRNITELSKHARVIALDLKGFGFSKEYSNRDFSFKAESDIVVALLDRLKIPRATLVGHSLGGTIAARVAAVYPQRIDRLVLIDSATLYITRPFVTRLLHGRMFSSLAYQLAGPDRQRVRKLLLKSYADKSKVSDADVEGYYFPFTIKNSAEALRLFLTTSNPNENALFARIQAPTLILWGAEDSFIDPSVRDFLHRQIKNSTVKVIEGAGHALMEEKPEAVNQGIIQFIQRGE, from the coding sequence ATGACCTTCGAACGCCACTCTAAAAGCTTCAGCCCGCCCCCGACGATCCATTTAAGGGCGATTGCGATTCTCGTCATGCTGTCCGCCACGATGTTATTCACTGCGTGTGCCTCGCCGGGGGAAAACGAGACGCTTTCGCCCCAGGAGGCCGTCCGGGTTCGCTCCGGACCGGTCGAGGGGCAGTTCGCTGCTGTGGAGGGCGCGCAGATCTTCTATTTGGATACCCGGCCCGGTGCCTTGGTTGCCCCTGATGAGCCGGGAGTTGGAACCCAAGCGGTTTCACCGGTGATCCTGATCCACGGGCTGGGCGCCTCCACCTTCAGTTTTCGGCGGAACATTACAGAACTCTCAAAACACGCCCGTGTGATCGCGCTCGATTTGAAAGGATTTGGTTTTTCGAAGGAGTATTCCAACCGGGATTTCTCATTTAAGGCCGAATCCGACATTGTGGTGGCCCTTCTGGACAGACTGAAAATTCCACGTGCCACGCTGGTGGGCCACTCGCTGGGAGGGACGATTGCCGCCCGAGTGGCCGCGGTCTACCCGCAGCGGATCGATCGCCTCGTGCTCATCGACAGCGCCACGCTCTACATCACGCGCCCTTTCGTGACCCGGCTCCTGCATGGCCGGATGTTTAGCAGCCTGGCCTATCAACTGGCGGGACCCGATCGGCAGCGGGTTCGCAAGCTGCTGCTCAAGTCGTACGCAGACAAATCCAAAGTCTCGGACGCCGATGTCGAAGGCTACTACTTTCCTTTCACCATAAAAAACTCCGCCGAAGCATTGCGCCTCTTTCTGACCACCTCCAATCCCAATGAGAATGCGCTTTTCGCCCGGATCCAGGCACCCACTCTGATCCTGTGGGGAGCGGAGGATTCCTTCATCGATCCCAGCGTCCGCGATTTCCTGCATCGCCAGATCAAGAATTCAACAGTCAAAGTCATCGAGGGGGCCGGCCACGCCCTGATGGAGGAAAAACCGGAGGCGGTCAATCAGGGGATCATTCAGTTCATTCAGAGGGGAGAGTGA
- the ispG gene encoding flavodoxin-dependent (E)-4-hydroxy-3-methylbut-2-enyl-diphosphate synthase, which produces MATIQRRQTSNVSIGQSVVGSCHPIVVQSMTNTDTADVTATVDQCAALARAGSEWVRITVNVDEAARAVPEIRRRLDDLGVEAPLIGDFHYNGHLLLTRYKECARALAKYRINPGNVGVGRKHDENFKTMIEVARDEGRPVRIGVNWGSLDPSLLTQMMDENARLAEPLAAREVTLGAIVESALRSAEMAESYGLAHDKIILSAKVSGVQDLIDVYRRLAVRCDLPLHLGLTEAGMGAKGIVASTAAMSVLLQEGIGDTIRVSLTPAPQGDRTEEVHVAQQILQSLGIRSFSPQVTACPGCGRTTSTFFQELADRIQTYLREQMPVWREKYSGVEELRVAVMGCVVNGPGESKHAHIGISLPGSGEEPKAPVYVDGKLFVTLKGETIAQDFNRILNQYLESHFGVHAANLQGR; this is translated from the coding sequence ATGGCAACGATCCAAAGGCGACAGACGAGCAATGTGTCCATCGGCCAATCCGTCGTGGGTTCGTGTCATCCCATCGTCGTCCAATCGATGACCAACACCGACACCGCCGATGTCACGGCGACCGTGGACCAGTGCGCGGCCCTGGCCCGCGCCGGCAGCGAGTGGGTCCGTATCACCGTAAACGTGGATGAGGCCGCCCGGGCCGTGCCGGAGATCCGTCGTCGCCTGGATGATCTCGGAGTGGAGGCCCCGCTCATCGGCGATTTTCATTACAACGGCCACTTGCTTCTCACCCGTTACAAGGAATGTGCCCGGGCGCTGGCCAAATACCGCATTAACCCGGGGAACGTGGGGGTCGGCAGGAAGCATGACGAGAATTTCAAGACCATGATTGAGGTGGCACGGGACGAGGGCCGGCCCGTCCGCATAGGAGTCAACTGGGGATCGCTGGACCCGTCGCTGTTGACTCAGATGATGGATGAAAATGCCCGGTTGGCGGAGCCCCTTGCCGCGCGCGAGGTCACCCTCGGCGCGATCGTGGAAAGCGCGTTGCGCTCCGCGGAAATGGCAGAAAGCTACGGCCTGGCCCATGACAAGATCATCTTGAGTGCGAAAGTCTCGGGAGTCCAGGATCTCATTGATGTCTACCGTCGCCTGGCCGTCCGCTGCGACCTGCCGCTGCATCTCGGCCTGACGGAAGCCGGCATGGGGGCGAAGGGCATCGTGGCTTCGACCGCGGCGATGAGCGTGCTTCTCCAGGAAGGGATTGGCGATACGATCCGGGTGTCGCTGACGCCCGCCCCCCAGGGCGACCGGACGGAAGAAGTGCACGTCGCTCAACAGATTTTGCAGTCCCTGGGAATTCGCAGTTTCTCCCCGCAGGTTACCGCCTGTCCGGGATGCGGCCGCACCACGTCGACATTCTTCCAGGAGCTGGCCGACCGGATTCAAACCTACCTCCGCGAGCAAATGCCGGTGTGGCGTGAGAAGTATTCCGGTGTCGAAGAGTTGCGGGTCGCGGTGATGGGTTGCGTGGTGAACGGGCCCGGTGAGTCGAAGCACGCGCACATCGGGATCTCGCTTCCGGGAAGCGGCGAGGAGCCGAAGGCTCCCGTCTACGTCGACGGGAAGCTGTTCGTCACCTTAAAGGGTGAAACCATCGCCCAGGACTTTAACCGCATTCTGAACCAGTACTTGGAGTCCCACTTTGGTGTTCATGCTGCAAACCTGCAAGGGCGTTGA
- a CDS encoding Hsp20/alpha crystallin family protein, translating to MPTPSDLLKDLMLIQKRLNSLFDESQPVFDTSLMPTSSAGYWTPVVDCYETDDKYAITAELPGVSREDIDLQVRGRKIILSGERKLSQGIPKENYHRVECASGKFQRALEFSSEIDETRVDAQLTDGVLRITLPKRTASSRIIPIERRE from the coding sequence ATGCCGACTCCCTCTGATTTGCTCAAGGATCTGATGCTGATTCAGAAAAGATTGAACTCGCTCTTCGACGAATCGCAGCCCGTCTTCGACACGTCCCTGATGCCGACCAGTTCGGCCGGGTATTGGACGCCCGTGGTGGACTGCTACGAGACCGACGATAAGTACGCCATTACGGCCGAGTTGCCGGGGGTATCGCGAGAGGACATTGACTTGCAAGTCCGGGGTCGAAAGATTATCCTTTCCGGGGAACGGAAGCTCAGCCAGGGGATCCCCAAGGAGAACTATCACCGGGTCGAGTGTGCCTCGGGAAAGTTCCAGCGCGCTCTTGAGTTTTCATCGGAGATTGATGAAACACGCGTCGACGCCCAGCTGACGGACGGGGTCCTCCGTATCACGCTACCCAAACGAACCGCTTCTTCCCGCATCATTCCCATCGAAAGACGGGAATAA
- the dnaJ gene encoding molecular chaperone DnaJ, whose product MAQEDFYERLGIKRTATPDEIKKAYRRLARKHHPDVNPGNKAAEEKFKKISEAYEVLSDPKKREMYDQFGTADPRFADGSWQQARPGAGGFDFSNFDFSNFDFSGGGQGPFRPGAGRSPKPDLRDLFSQLFREGAVGREPMPSEPMRGRDIETPVRLDFWDSIRGTEIRMNVLREEKCPSCGGTGKGRSKTAGPCAECGGTGTINVMRGRSRASSICPHCGGTGKLPSVCGSCHGLGRIEKSVPIKVRIPPGVHTGTRLRVAGKGESGLEGIPPGDLYLVIQVSEHPFFKRDGDNIHSVVPISVSEAALGARIEVPTLDGRAILKIPAGTESGQKFRLAGKGVRSSKGSTRGDQVVEVQVVTPSASDERTKELLRELERLQPGDPRAKLFDQK is encoded by the coding sequence ATGGCGCAAGAAGACTTTTACGAGCGGCTGGGCATAAAGCGAACGGCCACACCGGACGAGATCAAGAAGGCCTACCGACGACTCGCCCGCAAGCATCATCCCGATGTGAATCCGGGAAACAAGGCGGCTGAAGAGAAATTCAAGAAGATCTCCGAGGCCTACGAAGTTCTCAGCGATCCAAAAAAGCGGGAGATGTATGATCAATTCGGGACTGCGGACCCGCGTTTCGCAGACGGCTCATGGCAGCAGGCGCGTCCCGGCGCGGGCGGGTTTGACTTCTCCAATTTCGATTTTTCCAATTTTGATTTCTCGGGGGGCGGGCAAGGCCCCTTCAGACCCGGTGCGGGCCGGTCTCCAAAGCCCGATTTGAGAGACCTGTTCTCCCAACTTTTCAGAGAAGGCGCTGTCGGGCGGGAGCCGATGCCCTCGGAGCCCATGCGGGGAAGGGACATTGAAACCCCGGTCCGACTGGACTTTTGGGATTCAATCCGGGGCACCGAGATCCGCATGAATGTCCTCCGCGAGGAAAAGTGTCCGAGTTGTGGCGGCACAGGCAAAGGCCGGAGCAAAACCGCAGGACCCTGCGCCGAATGCGGGGGCACCGGCACCATCAACGTGATGCGAGGCCGCTCAAGGGCTTCATCAATCTGTCCCCACTGCGGGGGGACTGGAAAATTGCCCTCAGTGTGCGGGAGCTGTCACGGATTGGGGCGCATCGAGAAATCCGTTCCCATCAAGGTGAGAATTCCGCCCGGGGTGCACACCGGGACCCGCCTCCGCGTGGCCGGCAAGGGGGAATCCGGACTTGAGGGAATTCCCCCCGGAGATCTCTATCTGGTCATTCAGGTCTCGGAACACCCTTTCTTCAAACGGGACGGGGACAACATTCATTCGGTGGTTCCCATTTCGGTGAGTGAGGCGGCGCTGGGGGCGCGGATTGAGGTGCCCACTCTCGACGGCCGCGCTATTCTGAAGATCCCTGCAGGAACGGAGAGCGGCCAGAAATTCCGACTGGCGGGAAAAGGGGTCAGATCCTCGAAGGGATCCACCCGCGGCGATCAAGTCGTCGAGGTGCAAGTCGTTACGCCGTCGGCAAGCGACGAGCGGACCAAAGAGCTCCTGCGGGAATTGGAACGCCTTCAACCTGGAGATCCTCGCGCCAAGTTATTCGACCAAAAATAG
- the dnaK gene encoding molecular chaperone DnaK produces MSKTIGIDLGTTNSVVAVMEGGEPVVIANSEGSRTTPSVVAFTKSGERLVGQVAKRQAITNPENTVFSIKRFMGRRYNEVNEEMKMVPYKVVQAGGGDAHVSITGKDYSPPEISAMILQKMKQSAEDYLGQKVEKAVITVPAYFNDSQRQATKDAGRIAGLDVVRIVNEPTAAALAYGLDKKKDETIAVYDFGGGTFDISILEVGEGVVEVKSTNGDTHLGGDNIDHRLIEWITEEFRRDQGIDLSKDRMALQRLKEAAEKAKCELSTAMETEINLPFVTADASGPKHLLMKLTRSKFEQLCEDILQRSVGPCQRALADAGLKSSDIDEVVLVGGSTRIPRVQQIVKDLFGKEPHKGVNPDEVVGVGAAIQAGVLAGDVKDLLLLDVTPLSLGIETLGGVDTVLIPRNTTIPTRKSEIFSTAADSQTSVEVHVLQGERSMAADNRTLGKFHLIGLPPAPRGIPQIEVTFDIDANGIVNVQAKDLGTGKEQKITITASSGLKKDEISQMQKDADAHAEEDKRRREEIEAKNRADSMVYNTEKLLKENREKVSEADAKNIEAAITDTKKAMEEGGLERINQAVEALTAATHKLAEAMYKQAGATAGQAAPPPGAPAGEAGGATAPPPEGKQGDVIDAEYVDVDEKK; encoded by the coding sequence ATGAGTAAAACGATCGGAATCGACCTGGGAACTACCAACAGCGTGGTGGCTGTCATGGAGGGTGGCGAGCCTGTGGTCATTGCCAACTCCGAAGGGAGCCGGACGACCCCCTCCGTGGTTGCCTTCACCAAGTCGGGAGAGCGACTTGTTGGCCAGGTGGCCAAGCGTCAGGCCATCACCAACCCGGAGAACACTGTTTTCTCGATTAAGCGTTTTATGGGTCGACGCTACAATGAAGTCAACGAAGAGATGAAGATGGTGCCGTACAAAGTGGTTCAGGCCGGCGGCGGGGATGCCCATGTCTCAATCACAGGCAAGGACTATTCCCCTCCTGAAATCTCCGCCATGATTCTGCAGAAGATGAAGCAGAGCGCTGAAGACTATCTTGGACAAAAAGTGGAGAAGGCCGTGATCACCGTTCCGGCGTATTTTAACGATTCCCAGCGGCAAGCCACTAAAGACGCAGGCCGAATCGCGGGATTGGATGTCGTTAGAATCGTCAACGAACCCACCGCCGCCGCCTTGGCCTATGGCTTGGACAAAAAGAAAGATGAAACCATTGCCGTGTATGACTTTGGAGGCGGGACTTTTGACATCTCGATCCTCGAAGTGGGAGAAGGGGTTGTCGAGGTAAAATCCACGAATGGAGACACCCACCTCGGAGGCGACAACATCGACCATCGCCTCATTGAATGGATCACGGAAGAATTTCGCCGGGACCAGGGGATTGACCTGTCCAAGGACCGCATGGCTCTGCAGCGTTTGAAAGAGGCGGCCGAAAAAGCCAAATGCGAGCTCTCGACGGCCATGGAGACGGAAATCAATCTCCCCTTTGTTACAGCGGACGCCAGTGGACCCAAGCACCTGTTGATGAAGCTGACACGCTCCAAGTTTGAGCAGCTCTGCGAGGACATTCTGCAACGCTCGGTGGGACCGTGCCAGCGGGCCCTCGCGGACGCCGGTTTGAAGTCGAGCGACATCGATGAAGTCGTGCTGGTGGGAGGCTCTACCCGTATTCCCCGCGTCCAACAGATTGTGAAGGACCTTTTCGGAAAGGAACCCCACAAGGGCGTGAATCCGGATGAGGTCGTGGGCGTAGGCGCGGCGATTCAAGCGGGTGTTCTGGCCGGCGACGTGAAGGATCTGTTGCTCCTGGACGTGACGCCCCTGTCGCTCGGGATCGAAACGCTCGGGGGCGTGGATACGGTGCTGATTCCCCGGAACACGACCATCCCGACCCGGAAGAGTGAGATCTTCTCGACCGCAGCCGACAGCCAGACTTCTGTTGAGGTGCACGTGCTCCAGGGAGAGCGATCCATGGCGGCTGACAACCGGACGCTCGGGAAATTCCATTTGATCGGACTCCCGCCCGCCCCGCGCGGCATCCCGCAAATCGAGGTAACCTTCGATATTGATGCCAATGGGATAGTGAATGTCCAGGCGAAAGACCTGGGCACCGGCAAGGAACAGAAGATCACGATCACCGCCTCCAGCGGTTTGAAGAAGGATGAGATTTCTCAAATGCAGAAGGACGCCGATGCCCACGCTGAAGAGGACAAACGGCGTCGGGAGGAAATCGAGGCCAAGAACCGCGCCGATTCCATGGTGTACAACACGGAAAAACTCTTGAAGGAGAATCGCGAGAAGGTCTCCGAGGCCGATGCCAAGAACATCGAGGCAGCGATTACCGACACGAAGAAGGCCATGGAAGAAGGCGGCCTGGAGCGCATCAATCAAGCCGTCGAGGCCCTTACGGCGGCCACCCACAAGCTCGCCGAAGCCATGTACAAGCAGGCCGGGGCAACGGCGGGGCAGGCCGCTCCTCCGCCCGGCGCACCGGCAGGTGAAGCGGGCGGGGCGACGGCGCCTCCCCCGGAAGGTAAACAAGGGGACGTCATCGATGCCGAGTATGTGGATGTGGACGAGAAAAAATAA
- a CDS encoding TIGR00266 family protein — translation MQYSIVGDVMQAVKLHFAPGDRAQAEPGAMLYMKGDVDMDVSMKGGLLSGLARKLLMGEKLFMATFECRGRGGEVGFAVPYPGRVQAVNLNNSAIIAQKRSYLCAFGDVNLSVAFTKRLGAGFFGGEGFILEQIAGTGVAFIHAGGNFVEFDLAPGEQLRVDTGCLVAMDPTIDYDIQFIGGFTRSLFGGEGLFYALLTGPGHVLLQTLPFSRMAEEVLSAAHGRVDEQKGIAGIGGSILGDILSGDS, via the coding sequence ATGCAATACTCCATTGTGGGCGATGTCATGCAGGCCGTCAAACTTCACTTTGCTCCGGGCGACCGTGCCCAGGCTGAGCCGGGGGCGATGCTGTACATGAAGGGGGACGTCGACATGGACGTTTCCATGAAAGGGGGGCTGCTCTCGGGTCTGGCCCGCAAACTTCTGATGGGCGAGAAGCTGTTCATGGCAACCTTCGAGTGCCGTGGGCGGGGCGGAGAAGTGGGTTTCGCCGTCCCTTATCCAGGCAGAGTTCAGGCCGTCAATTTGAACAATAGCGCCATCATCGCCCAAAAGCGCAGCTATCTGTGCGCCTTTGGAGACGTCAACCTCAGTGTCGCCTTCACCAAACGCCTGGGGGCGGGGTTCTTTGGCGGCGAAGGGTTCATCCTGGAGCAGATCGCCGGGACCGGAGTCGCCTTTATCCATGCAGGTGGTAATTTTGTGGAGTTCGATTTAGCCCCCGGCGAGCAGTTGCGCGTGGACACCGGTTGCCTGGTGGCCATGGATCCGACGATTGATTATGATATCCAGTTCATCGGCGGCTTTACGCGTTCGCTGTTCGGGGGCGAAGGGCTTTTCTATGCTCTGCTCACCGGACCCGGCCATGTCCTCCTTCAAACACTGCCCTTCTCGCGCATGGCAGAAGAGGTCCTGAGTGCCGCGCATGGGCGGGTGGATGAACAGAAGGGGATCGCCGGGATCGGGGGAAGTATTCTGGGAGATATTCTCAGCGGAGACAGTTAA
- a CDS encoding ATP-binding protein: protein MTTEAKVCPICNGTGWAPVVSDGSQAAGEAGSPGVRRCDCMLDTRVQRLLKSARIPRRYEHCSFESYTFTSRTYPGTDSQKFAKEFARKFSEEYPLVDVGLLFIGPCGVGKTHLAVSILRSLLINKHIECRFYDFRELLKEIQNSYNPISQSSEMAILEPVLSVDVLLLDDLGAIKPSLWVQDTVAYILNARYNDKRTTLLTTNFLDTEPRGPAPEDDMRRGKKDRAAQNYPVEESLTDRIGVRMRSRLFEMCKAIDMTGEDFRQVVKQAHHRF from the coding sequence ATGACCACAGAAGCCAAAGTCTGTCCCATCTGCAACGGCACCGGCTGGGCGCCAGTGGTCAGCGATGGTTCCCAGGCGGCGGGCGAAGCCGGCAGCCCGGGGGTCCGTCGATGCGACTGCATGCTCGACACGCGCGTCCAGCGCCTTCTCAAAAGCGCGCGAATCCCCCGCCGTTATGAACATTGCTCCTTTGAGAGTTATACCTTCACATCGAGGACGTACCCGGGAACCGATTCCCAGAAATTTGCCAAGGAATTTGCGAGGAAGTTCTCGGAGGAGTATCCCCTGGTCGATGTGGGATTGCTGTTTATCGGTCCCTGTGGCGTCGGGAAAACGCATCTCGCGGTCTCCATTCTCCGGTCCCTTCTCATCAACAAGCACATCGAGTGCCGGTTCTATGATTTTCGTGAACTGCTCAAAGAGATCCAGAACAGCTATAACCCGATCTCCCAGAGCAGTGAGATGGCGATTCTCGAGCCGGTGCTCAGCGTCGATGTCCTGCTGCTCGACGATCTGGGGGCCATCAAGCCGTCGTTGTGGGTCCAGGATACCGTGGCCTATATCTTGAACGCCCGTTACAACGACAAGAGGACCACCCTCCTCACGACCAATTTTCTCGACACCGAACCCCGGGGCCCGGCCCCGGAGGACGACATGCGGCGCGGCAAGAAAGACCGGGCCGCCCAGAACTATCCTGTGGAAGAGTCCCTCACCGATCGCATTGGGGTGCGCATGCGGTCGCGGCTGTTCGAAATGTGCAAGGCCATCGATATGACTGGAGAAGACTTCCGTCAGGTGGTGAAACAAGCACACCACAGGTTCTGA
- the cyaY gene encoding iron donor protein CyaY: MNDAEFAERAEQALADLEERLNQASADMDMEVEAGEGTIKLHFDDPHPGTFVLSANPPAKQLWLSARTTSFKFNWSDPVNGFVHEKSGEPIDQALGRLISEQMGLGEAVAI, from the coding sequence ATGAATGATGCGGAGTTCGCAGAGCGGGCCGAACAAGCCCTGGCTGACCTGGAGGAGCGATTGAACCAGGCTTCGGCCGACATGGACATGGAGGTGGAAGCCGGGGAGGGGACGATCAAGCTGCATTTTGATGACCCTCATCCGGGCACGTTCGTCCTGAGCGCCAACCCCCCCGCCAAGCAACTCTGGCTGTCGGCGCGGACGACCAGCTTTAAATTCAATTGGTCCGACCCGGTCAATGGATTTGTGCACGAAAAATCGGGCGAGCCCATTGACCAGGCTCTGGGACGGCTCATCAGCGAGCAGATGGGTCTCGGCGAGGCGGTCGCGATCTAA